In the Nocardia asteroides genome, TGGACATGGCGAAGCGCTCGGGGGCGAGGCCGAAGGCGATATTGGTGTAGGAGAGCTTGGCGGCCAGCCGGTTCCGCGCGTGCTCCAGCACCGTGCCGTGGTCGAACGAGGTCACCGGGAGCGCGGAGAGCGGGTGCCAGGCGGTGTCGTCCGGGAGCCGCGGGTCGGCGGTCATCGGGACGAGCCCGAGGTAGGCCGAGGCGATCCGGCGCGGGCCGGGCACCCGGTCCGGTGCGCTGAAGACCGAGAGCTGCTCCAGGTGGCTGAGCTCGCGCACGTCCACCTTCTCGGCCAGCTGCCTGGCGGCCGAGGCGTCCAGATCCTCGTCCGCGCGCAGTTTTCCGCCCGGCAGCGACCAGGTGCCCCGCTGCGGGTCGAGCGCGCGCTCCCAGAGCAGGACGGCGAGCTCGGGTCGGCGACCTGCGGAAACGTCGCGAACCTGGAACACCGCGGTGAGCGATTCGTGGATGGTGCTACTATGGGTCACGTTTTCGATTGTAAGTCGAAAACCTGGTTCGGTGCGAATCCGGCGACGAGGGCCGGCGCACGAGGAAGGAGCCGTCATGGCGATGCCAGCACTGATGGAACAGGTCGTGGACGGGCCCGAGGGGTACGAGGGCGTGCAGGCGGGGCCGGAGTGGGCCGCCGAGGTGCGGCGGCTGGCGAAGGCGCGCAACGCCACCATCCTGGCGCACAACTACCAGCTGCCGGAGATCCAGGACATCGCCGATCACGTCGGCGATTCGCTCGCGCTCTCCCGGCTGGCGGCGGAGGTGCCGGAGGAGACCATCATCTTCTGCGGCGTGCACTTCATGGCCGAGACCGCCAAGATCCTCAGCCCGGAGAAGACCGTGCTGATCCCGGATCAGCGCGCGGGCTGTTCGCTGGCCGACTCGATCAAGGGCGACGAGCTGCGCGCGTGGCGCGCCGAGTTCCCGGACGCCGTCGTCGTCTCCTACGTGAACACCACCGCCGAGGTGAAGGCGCTCACCGACATCTGCTGCACCTCGTCGAACGCGGTCGACGTGGTCGCCTCCATCGACCCGGAGCGCGAGGTGCTCTTCCTGCCGGACCAGTTCCTCGGCGCGCACGTCAAGCGGGTCACCGGCCGGGCGAACATGCACATCTGGGCCGGGGAGTGCCACGTGCACGCCGGCATCAACGGCGACGAGCTCGCCGAGCAGGCGCGCACGCACCCCGACGCCGAGCTGTTCGTGCACCCGGAGTGCGGCTGCGCGACGTCGGCGCTGTACCTCGCGGGCGAGGGATCGTTCCCGGCCGACCGGGTGCACATCCTCTCCACCGGCGGGATGATCGAGCAGGCGAAGGCGGCGAAGTCGTCGCAGGTGCTGGTCGCGACCGAGATCGGCATGCTGCACCAGCTGCGCAAGGCCGCGCCCGGCATCGACTTCCAGGCCGTGAACGACCGCGCCTCCTGCCGCTACATGAAGATGATCACCCCGGCCGCGCTGCTGCGCTGCCTGGTCGAGGGCGCCGACGAGGTGCACGTCGACGCCGAGGTGGCCGCGCTCGGCCGCGGCTCGGTGCAGCGCATGATCGCGATCGGCAACCCCGGCGGCGGGGAGTGACCGGGTTCGTCCCGCGCACGGTTCCGGTCGCCGTCGACTGGGAGGCCGCCGCCGATCTGGTGGTGATCGGCGGCGGCGTCGCCGGGCTCACCGCGGCCCGCACCGCCTCGCTGCGCGGGCTGCGGGTGCTGACGCTGAGCAAGGGCGGCCCCGCCGACACCGCCACCCAGTACGCGCAGGGCGGCATCGCGGTGGTCGCGCCGGAGGGCGACTCGGTCGACGCGCACGTGCGGGACACCGTCGCGGCGGGCGCCGGGCTCTGCGACGCCGCGGCGGTGCGCTCGATCGTGGCCGGTGGGCAGGTTGCCGTCGCGGCGCTCACCGACCTCGGCGCCGTCTTCGACCTGGGCCGGGACGGCCGGGTGGCGCGCACCAGGGAGGGCGGGCACAGCATCCGCCGGATCATCCACGCGGGCGGCGACGCCACCGGCGCCGAGGTGCAGCGGGCGCTGCGCGCCGCCGGGCTGCCGGTGCTCTTCGGCGCGGCGGCGGGCGAGGTCCTGCTCGGTGCCGACGGGGTGCGCGGCGTGCTGGTGATCTCCGAGCGCGGCACCGGCGTGGTGCACGCGCCCGCGGTGCTGCTCGCCACCGGCGGGCTCGGGCAGCTGTACGCGCTGAGTACGAACCCGGACGGCGCCACCGCCGACGGGGTCGCGCTGGCGCTGCGGGCCGGGGCGGCCGTCGCCGACCTGGAGTTCGTGCAGTTCCACCCGACCGTGCTCTACACCCCCGGCGGGCTCGGGCGCAGGCCGCTGATCAGCGAGGCGGTCCGGGGCGAGGGTGGCGTGCTCGTCGACCTCGCGGGGCGCTCGGTGACCGCGGGGGTGCACCCGCGCGGGGACCTGGCGCCGCGCGACGTGGTCTCGCTGGCCATCGCCGCGCGGATGCGCGAGACCGGCGCCGACCACGTCCTGCTCGACGCCACCGGCATCGCCGGGTTCGCCGCGCGGTTCCCGACCATCACCGCCTCCTGCCTGGCCGCCGGGATCGACCCGCGCACCGACCCGATCCCGGTCGCGCCGGCCGCGCACTACCAGTGCGGCGGGGTCGTCACCGACACCGAGGGCCGGACCGGGGTTCCCGGGCTGTACGCGGCGGGCGAGGTGGCGCGCACCGGGCTGCACGGCGCCAACCGGCTGGCCTCGAACAGTCTGCTAGAGGGGCTGGTCGTCGGCGAGCGGGCCGGTGCGGCGGCGGTCGAGCGGCGCGGTGCCGCGGCCGAGGTGACCGAGGTCGGGCGGGGCGCCGCCGAGGTCGCGCCGCGCGCCGCCGTGCAGCGGCTGGCCACCGCGCACGCGTCGGTCGTCCGCGACGCCGACGGACTGGACCGGGCGCGGCGCCGGCTGGCCGAGCTGAGCCGTCCGGTGGCTCCGGACGACCGGCACCCGTCGGGCGTCGACGCCGCCGCGGCCCGCCGGATCACGGCGGTGGAGGACGCCGCGCTCACGCTGACCGCGAAGGCCCTGCTCGCCGCGGCCGCGCTGCGCACCGAGAGCCGCGGCTGCCACACCCGCTCCGACCACCCCGGCACCGTCGCGGCGCAGGCACACAGCACCCGCTTCGTGCTCGGCCCGGACGGCACGCCGGTCCCGGCCGGCGCCGCCGACCCGGCCGTCCCGACCGCCTCCTGACCCTCCCGACCCCGACTCCCCGAGGAAGACCGATGACCCTCGACCCCGCACTCGACCGCGACGATCTGCTCGCCCTCGTCCGCACCGCCCTGCACGAGGACCTGCGCTACGGCCCCGACGTCACCACCACCGCCACCGTCCCCGCCGACGCCACCGTGAAGGCCCGCGTGGTCTCCAGGCAACCGGGCACCGTGGCCGGGCTCGACGTCGGGCTCCTGGTCCTGGACGAGGTGCTCGGCGCGGACGGCTACGAGGTGACCGCCCGGCTCGCCGACGGCGCCCGCGTCGCCCCCGGCGACGCCGCGCTGGAGCTCGTCGCCCCCACCCGCGCCCTGCTCACCGCCGAGCGCACCCTGCTCAACCTGCTCTGCCACCTCTCCGGCATCGCCACCGCGACCGCCGCCTGGGTGGACGCCGTCGACGGCACCGGCTGCCGGATCAGGGACAGCCGCAAGACCCTGCCCGGGCTGCGCGCGCTACAGAAGTACGCGGTGCGGGTCGGCGGCGGCGTGAACCACCGCATGGGGCTCGGCGACGCCGCGCTGATCAAGGACAACCACGTCGCCGCCGCGGGCTCGGTCGTCGCCGCGCTGCGCGCGGTCCGCGCCGCCGCGCCCGGCCTGCCCTGCGAGGTCGAGGTGGACAGCCTGGAGCAGCTGGACGCGGTGCTCG is a window encoding:
- a CDS encoding NUDIX hydrolase; amino-acid sequence: MTHSSTIHESLTAVFQVRDVSAGRRPELAVLLWERALDPQRGTWSLPGGKLRADEDLDASAARQLAEKVDVRELSHLEQLSVFSAPDRVPGPRRIASAYLGLVPMTADPRLPDDTAWHPLSALPVTSFDHGTVLEHARNRLAAKLSYTNIAFGLAPERFAMSTLREIYCAALGYDVDTTNLQRVLSRRTVITPTGATAAPGRSGGRPAALYRFTDSELRVTDEFAALRPRS
- the nadC gene encoding carboxylating nicotinate-nucleotide diphosphorylase; the encoded protein is MTLDPALDRDDLLALVRTALHEDLRYGPDVTTTATVPADATVKARVVSRQPGTVAGLDVGLLVLDEVLGADGYEVTARLADGARVAPGDAALELVAPTRALLTAERTLLNLLCHLSGIATATAAWVDAVDGTGCRIRDSRKTLPGLRALQKYAVRVGGGVNHRMGLGDAALIKDNHVAAAGSVVAALRAVRAAAPGLPCEVEVDSLEQLDAVLAEHPELVLLDNFPLWQTQAAVQRRNAVAPGTELESSGGLTIDVAADYARTGVDYLAVGALTHSVTVLDLGLDI
- the nadA gene encoding quinolinate synthase NadA, whose protein sequence is MPALMEQVVDGPEGYEGVQAGPEWAAEVRRLAKARNATILAHNYQLPEIQDIADHVGDSLALSRLAAEVPEETIIFCGVHFMAETAKILSPEKTVLIPDQRAGCSLADSIKGDELRAWRAEFPDAVVVSYVNTTAEVKALTDICCTSSNAVDVVASIDPEREVLFLPDQFLGAHVKRVTGRANMHIWAGECHVHAGINGDELAEQARTHPDAELFVHPECGCATSALYLAGEGSFPADRVHILSTGGMIEQAKAAKSSQVLVATEIGMLHQLRKAAPGIDFQAVNDRASCRYMKMITPAALLRCLVEGADEVHVDAEVAALGRGSVQRMIAIGNPGGGE
- a CDS encoding L-aspartate oxidase, with the protein product MTGFVPRTVPVAVDWEAAADLVVIGGGVAGLTAARTASLRGLRVLTLSKGGPADTATQYAQGGIAVVAPEGDSVDAHVRDTVAAGAGLCDAAAVRSIVAGGQVAVAALTDLGAVFDLGRDGRVARTREGGHSIRRIIHAGGDATGAEVQRALRAAGLPVLFGAAAGEVLLGADGVRGVLVISERGTGVVHAPAVLLATGGLGQLYALSTNPDGATADGVALALRAGAAVADLEFVQFHPTVLYTPGGLGRRPLISEAVRGEGGVLVDLAGRSVTAGVHPRGDLAPRDVVSLAIAARMRETGADHVLLDATGIAGFAARFPTITASCLAAGIDPRTDPIPVAPAAHYQCGGVVTDTEGRTGVPGLYAAGEVARTGLHGANRLASNSLLEGLVVGERAGAAAVERRGAAAEVTEVGRGAAEVAPRAAVQRLATAHASVVRDADGLDRARRRLAELSRPVAPDDRHPSGVDAAAARRITAVEDAALTLTAKALLAAAALRTESRGCHTRSDHPGTVAAQAHSTRFVLGPDGTPVPAGAADPAVPTAS